A window from Borrelia sp. P9F1 encodes these proteins:
- a CDS encoding DNA/RNA non-specific endonuclease produces the protein MRQILRFLLCFYILILLGFLFLHQNPKILKNVKEIASAYIETFKDKIQSPQSAIRLEGKKLLPRGALTTQVLNKKYYSLGYAESARQAEWVAYYLKREMVELALTLLKEKKIKRINKFFEDKDIKGINPKLTDYLKSGYDRGHIVSSADMSFSEDAMKDTYFLSNISPQTREFNSGIWLKLEKLVREWTLLKGKVYIISAGILTENKGFIGKNKVLVPKNFYKIVLSLNSDDSYDIVSFIIPNEKASDLNLRNYVVSVYSIEEKTSIDFFAELDSGVKEVIKMKKDPYRWKFR, from the coding sequence ATGAGACAAATATTAAGGTTTCTATTATGTTTCTACATATTAATTTTATTAGGCTTTTTATTCCTTCATCAAAATCCCAAAATTTTAAAGAACGTTAAAGAAATAGCTTCTGCTTACATAGAAACATTTAAAGATAAAATTCAGAGTCCTCAAAGTGCAATTAGGCTAGAAGGGAAGAAACTCTTACCTAGGGGAGCCCTTACTACTCAAGTGCTAAATAAAAAATATTATTCTTTAGGGTATGCAGAGAGTGCAAGACAGGCAGAATGGGTGGCTTATTATTTAAAAAGAGAAATGGTCGAACTGGCTTTAACATTACTAAAGGAGAAAAAGATAAAAAGAATTAATAAATTTTTTGAAGATAAAGACATTAAAGGGATTAATCCAAAGTTAACTGATTACCTTAAGAGCGGGTATGACAGAGGACATATTGTAAGTTCTGCCGACATGTCTTTTTCTGAGGACGCAATGAAGGATACCTATTTTTTATCAAACATATCTCCTCAAACAAGAGAATTTAATTCTGGAATTTGGCTAAAACTTGAAAAATTAGTCAGAGAATGGACCCTTTTAAAGGGGAAAGTTTACATTATTAGTGCTGGTATTCTAACAGAAAATAAGGGATTCATTGGGAAAAATAAGGTCTTGGTACCGAAAAATTTTTACAAAATAGTGCTATCATTGAACAGTGATGATTCTTACGATATAGTCTCCTTCATTATCCCAAATGAAAAGGCTAGTGACTTGAATTTAAGAAATTATGTTGTGAGTGTTTATTCAATTGAAGAGAAAACCAGTATAGACTTTTTTGCAGAACTTGATTCTGGTGTTAAAGAAGTGATTAAAATGAAAAAAGATCCATATCGTTGGAAGTTTAGATGA
- a CDS encoding diguanylate cyclase, translating into MEGIVLDDLEENRVEVQKLLLVDDTPTNLDLLIDILQDDYEIRVAIDGFDALKQVKIDSPDLILLDVLLPDISGYEVCRRLKGDPETRDIPIIFISSRDSTDAQLEGFNVGGVDYILKPFNARIIDARIKTHLELKRLRDHFKNLARIDGLTQIPNRRFFTDKFAKSWMKALEHKERVIVGMLDIDYFKKYNDNYGHTNGDECLKLIAKSLNKIAVRYKIWVARYGGEEFILFSVNKSLDEMIIIVNLIIEDIKSLEIVHEYNSVSGFVTVSIGLAEQIPCDTNFTKIIKLADDKLYEAKVSGRNQFKY; encoded by the coding sequence ATGGAAGGGATAGTACTGGATGATTTGGAAGAAAATAGAGTTGAAGTACAAAAATTACTTCTAGTAGATGATACTCCTACAAATTTGGATTTGCTAATAGATATATTGCAAGATGATTATGAAATCAGGGTTGCAATAGATGGGTTTGATGCTTTAAAACAGGTTAAGATTGATAGCCCTGATCTTATTTTGCTTGATGTATTGCTACCAGATATTAGCGGTTATGAGGTTTGTAGAAGACTTAAAGGTGATCCTGAAACAAGAGATATTCCTATAATTTTTATTAGTTCAAGAGATTCTACTGATGCTCAACTTGAAGGATTTAACGTTGGTGGGGTGGATTATATTTTAAAACCTTTTAACGCAAGAATTATTGACGCAAGGATTAAAACTCACCTTGAACTTAAAAGACTTAGAGATCATTTTAAAAACCTTGCAAGGATTGATGGACTTACTCAAATTCCTAATAGAAGGTTTTTTACAGATAAATTTGCTAAATCTTGGATGAAGGCCTTGGAACATAAAGAAAGGGTCATTGTGGGGATGCTGGATATTGATTATTTTAAAAAGTACAACGATAACTACGGACATACCAACGGAGACGAGTGCCTTAAGTTGATTGCAAAGAGCCTGAATAAAATTGCTGTTAGATATAAAATATGGGTTGCTCGCTATGGGGGCGAAGAATTTATTTTATTTTCAGTTAATAAGAGTTTAGATGAGATGATTATTATTGTTAATTTGATCATTGAAGACATTAAAAGTTTGGAAATAGTTCATGAATACAACAGTGTGTCTGGGTTTGTTACAGTTTCAATCGGACTTGCCGAACAAATCCCTTGTGATACTAATTTTACCAAAATCATTAAACTTGCTGATGATAAGTTATATGAAGCCAAGGTCTCTGGACGAAATCAGTTTAAATATTGA
- a CDS encoding TraB family protein translates to MDIREEGTEDCFSHVSTLDVDSDRVYILGTAHVSKKSSQDTAALIEKLKPSFVAVELDEARCNAILDTDEHRKWQDLDIYEAIRQGKAFLLIVQIVLSNFQKKLAKEQGISPGEEMKTAILKAREHNIPVILADRKVEITLKRAWNCVPFIEKIKIISSLFSFSDAKVTAAEIEKLKEQDALSSMMEELAKEIPTVKKVLIDERDEFIASKILEGSGTIFAVVGAGHVKGIVANLRSMKENKKTIDIGALCNIPKKIFSLGKFVSYLIPILVIALIASSFYFKGFDFAYKNLELWILFNASFAGLAAILLGANLITIFTASIGAPIFSLIPFIGTGMVAGLVEAYINKPKIKDFEDLQEDLTNIRGYFKNKVTKILLIVFFVNIGSSIGTIVGLKFLFNIFS, encoded by the coding sequence TTGGATATTAGAGAAGAGGGCACTGAGGATTGTTTTTCGCATGTTAGCACTCTTGATGTTGATAGTGATAGGGTGTACATATTAGGGACGGCACATGTGTCAAAGAAGAGTTCACAAGACACGGCTGCCTTGATTGAAAAACTAAAACCATCCTTTGTTGCTGTCGAACTTGACGAAGCACGCTGTAATGCAATTCTGGACACGGACGAGCATAGGAAGTGGCAAGATCTAGATATATATGAAGCAATAAGGCAAGGAAAAGCATTTTTATTAATAGTTCAAATAGTGCTAAGTAATTTCCAAAAAAAGTTAGCAAAAGAACAAGGGATTAGTCCTGGAGAGGAAATGAAAACAGCTATTTTGAAGGCTAGAGAGCACAATATTCCAGTAATACTAGCAGACAGAAAAGTTGAGATAACGCTAAAGAGGGCTTGGAATTGTGTTCCATTTATAGAAAAAATCAAAATAATATCAAGCCTGTTCTCATTTTCAGATGCGAAAGTAACAGCAGCCGAAATTGAGAAATTAAAAGAACAAGATGCTCTCTCAAGTATGATGGAAGAACTTGCAAAAGAAATTCCTACCGTTAAGAAAGTTTTAATTGACGAAAGAGATGAGTTTATAGCAAGTAAAATACTTGAGGGTTCGGGTACGATTTTTGCGGTTGTCGGAGCTGGACATGTAAAGGGTATAGTAGCAAATTTGAGGAGCATGAAAGAAAACAAGAAAACAATAGACATTGGTGCTCTATGCAACATACCTAAGAAGATTTTCTCATTGGGCAAATTTGTATCTTACTTAATTCCGATTTTAGTCATTGCACTAATAGCGAGCTCGTTTTATTTTAAGGGATTTGATTTTGCCTATAAGAATTTAGAACTTTGGATATTGTTTAATGCTTCGTTTGCAGGTCTCGCCGCTATCCTCTTAGGAGCCAACCTCATAACAATATTTACAGCTTCAATTGGCGCTCCAATATTTTCTCTGATTCCATTTATTGGCACAGGTATGGTTGCAGGGCTTGTTGAAGCTTACATAAATAAACCAAAAATAAAAGACTTTGAAGACCTACAAGAAGATTTAACTAACATAAGGGGATACTTTAAGAATAAGGTTACAAAAATTTTATTGATAGTGTTCTTTGTCAACATTGGCTCTTCTATTGGAACAATTGTTGGTCTTAAATTTTTGTTCAATATTTTCAGCTAA
- a CDS encoding diacylglycerol/polyprenol kinase family protein translates to MFGRIFFEENIKYEICRKFFHISTLIFLLFYKINFWLGLASSLFFVIMYLISEMCRLMKINLPLLRYISGIMLKTREMSSCKIALSPIFLVVSIFFTYYLIPEPFNHIGIFSACLGDGLASLFGKIVPSFKLVNNKTFSGSVVIFLVSFIVCYCFFPDLILASVVALGAVIVELFDFKKYDNLFLPVGVSIISLVVC, encoded by the coding sequence ATGTTTGGTCGAATTTTTTTTGAGGAAAATATCAAATATGAAATTTGTAGAAAATTTTTTCATATCTCTACTTTAATATTTTTGTTGTTTTATAAAATAAATTTTTGGTTAGGGTTAGCATCTAGTTTATTTTTTGTGATTATGTACCTAATTTCGGAAATGTGTAGACTCATGAAAATAAACTTACCCTTGCTGCGATATATATCAGGAATCATGCTAAAGACCAGAGAAATGTCTTCTTGTAAAATAGCGCTCTCGCCCATATTTTTAGTAGTGAGTATATTTTTCACATATTATCTTATACCGGAGCCTTTTAATCATATTGGAATATTTTCAGCCTGTCTTGGTGATGGGCTTGCAAGTCTTTTTGGAAAGATAGTTCCTTCTTTTAAACTTGTAAACAATAAGACATTTTCTGGTAGTGTTGTTATTTTTTTAGTCTCTTTTATTGTCTGTTATTGTTTCTTCCCAGATTTGATATTAGCATCTGTTGTTGCATTGGGAGCTGTTATTGTTGAACTTTTCGATTTTAAAAAATATGACAACTTATTTCTGCCTGTGGGTGTGTCAATAATATCTCTTGTTGTGTGCTGA
- a CDS encoding peptidylprolyl isomerase, which produces MFVRTCLFYLLFILFLMSCINKKESAVDGNGIFASIYTNKGNIKIELYYKIAPLTVMNFIGLSEGLINNSVTNGPYFENIIFHRVIDGFVVQTGDPTGTGTGGPGYSFPDELGRGLSHNSEGIVSMANSGVDTNGSQFFITLSDKLSYLDSKHSIFGKVVSGMDTVYGINQGDKIERVEITRVGAEAEAFKVSDEEFVKLKKSYESSRIEEAEKYISSQLEMIYENYRDYQKDSNGIFYKIDRQGKGRGIKKGDVLRVDYEGFLLSGAKFDSSIERGEPIKVVVGSGQVIRGWDIMLEDMHEGEERTVIIPPSFAYGDKGIGEVIKPNSFLKFNIIVRKIN; this is translated from the coding sequence ATGTTTGTGAGGACGTGTTTATTTTATCTTTTGTTTATTTTATTTTTAATGAGTTGTATTAATAAAAAGGAAAGTGCAGTGGATGGTAATGGGATATTTGCATCAATTTATACAAATAAAGGCAATATAAAAATAGAGCTTTATTACAAAATTGCTCCTTTGACAGTTATGAATTTTATTGGTCTTAGTGAGGGCCTGATTAATAATTCTGTTACAAACGGTCCTTATTTTGAAAATATTATTTTCCATAGAGTAATTGATGGATTTGTTGTTCAAACAGGAGATCCTACAGGAACGGGTACTGGGGGACCAGGTTATTCTTTCCCAGATGAGCTGGGTAGGGGGTTGAGTCACAATTCAGAAGGAATTGTTTCTATGGCTAATTCAGGAGTTGATACCAATGGAAGTCAGTTTTTTATTACTCTCTCAGACAAGCTTTCTTATCTTGATTCTAAGCATTCAATTTTTGGCAAGGTGGTTTCAGGAATGGATACGGTTTATGGTATAAATCAGGGAGATAAAATAGAGAGAGTGGAAATTACTCGTGTTGGTGCTGAGGCTGAAGCCTTTAAGGTCAGTGATGAAGAATTTGTAAAGTTAAAGAAAAGTTATGAATCAAGTAGGATAGAAGAGGCTGAAAAATACATATCTTCCCAACTTGAAATGATTTATGAGAATTATAGAGATTACCAAAAGGATAGCAATGGCATTTTCTATAAGATTGATAGGCAAGGAAAGGGGAGGGGTATTAAAAAGGGCGATGTTTTAAGAGTAGACTATGAAGGATTTTTACTAAGTGGAGCAAAGTTTGACAGTTCAATTGAGAGAGGAGAGCCGATTAAGGTTGTGGTTGGTAGCGGGCAAGTAATTAGGGGTTGGGACATAATGCTGGAGGATATGCATGAAGGAGAGGAAAGGACGGTAATAATTCCACCAAGTTTTGCTTATGGGGATAAGGGTATTGGTGAGGTTATAAAACCAAATTCTTTTTTAAAATTTAATATTATTGTAAGGAAGATCAATTAA
- a CDS encoding chemotaxis protein CheB — MRTRIYVLVIEDSAINRKTISDIINSSLKLEVIATASNGEFALKKLSKHPDVILFSLETETIKEIAFLQAKKNIDNKIPVVVLSSSEDIAKDALLRGADDFIIKSDAGIECIKDQIIDLLSAYGTKAIKSKIIHNTNLKLKTNKVVTSGVANEEALNTSNTMDENLIIQKDKIESEILDKEIILDEKDLKKLKNRKFDIVAIGISTGGPVALKTILPEIPDNFPIPIIIVQHMPKGFTSEFARSLDNICNLAVKETSNKEIPKKGFIYISSSGYHTRINKVNDNYQIEVFDDKNVNGHKPSIGVLFKSISENVKEKAIAFIMTGMGSDGSREIGEIKKAGGLTFAQDKESSVVFGMSKIAIEENNVDYIVSINHVVKLLKAILIDD; from the coding sequence ATGAGAACAAGAATTTATGTGCTTGTTATTGAAGATTCTGCTATTAATAGAAAAACCATATCGGATATCATTAATTCGTCTTTAAAACTTGAAGTTATTGCAACTGCGTCTAACGGAGAATTTGCCCTTAAGAAGCTCAGTAAACATCCCGATGTCATATTATTCAGTCTGGAAACAGAAACAATAAAGGAAATTGCATTTTTACAAGCAAAGAAAAACATTGATAACAAGATTCCTGTTGTCGTTCTGTCATCAAGCGAAGATATAGCAAAAGATGCACTCCTAAGGGGAGCAGATGATTTTATCATCAAATCTGATGCTGGCATAGAATGTATAAAAGATCAAATTATTGATTTACTCTCTGCTTACGGAACAAAGGCTATAAAAAGCAAAATTATCCATAATACTAATTTAAAATTAAAAACAAATAAAGTTGTCACAAGTGGTGTAGCCAACGAAGAAGCTTTAAATACATCAAACACAATGGATGAAAATTTAATAATTCAAAAAGATAAAATCGAAAGTGAAATTCTTGATAAAGAAATAATATTAGATGAAAAAGATTTAAAAAAACTTAAAAATAGAAAATTCGATATAGTAGCCATTGGAATATCTACAGGAGGACCTGTTGCATTAAAGACTATATTGCCAGAAATCCCAGATAATTTTCCTATACCAATAATAATTGTTCAACATATGCCAAAGGGATTTACGTCAGAATTTGCAAGAAGTCTTGATAACATCTGCAACTTGGCTGTAAAGGAAACAAGTAATAAAGAAATACCAAAAAAGGGATTCATATACATAAGCTCCAGTGGGTACCACACTAGAATTAACAAAGTCAATGACAATTATCAAATAGAAGTGTTTGACGATAAAAACGTAAACGGACACAAGCCATCTATTGGAGTATTGTTTAAATCCATATCTGAAAATGTGAAAGAGAAAGCAATAGCCTTTATAATGACGGGAATGGGAAGTGATGGATCCAGGGAAATTGGAGAGATTAAGAAGGCTGGGGGTCTCACTTTCGCTCAAGATAAAGAAAGTTCTGTCGTTTTTGGTATGTCAAAAATCGCAATAGAAGAAAATAATGTAGACTATATAGTTTCAATAAACCATGTGGTAAAATTGTTGAAGGCTATTTTGATTGATGATTGA
- a CDS encoding adenylate kinase: protein MKLVFLGSPGSGKGTIAKIILKKLNYYHISTGDLFREEITHSTLLGKEIKRIVESGRLVPDSITIKLVKDKINTLDSPDNFILDGFPRNIGQAQALDEFLQNFKIINFLIDEEILIKRLSGRRICKSCGGIFNIYTLPTKEKGVCDFCKDTLYQRKDDTEESLKVRLKEYHLQTKPLIDFYSISNRLHNIDASENVDEVEKNLMKIIK, encoded by the coding sequence ATGAAACTTGTTTTTTTAGGATCCCCAGGTTCTGGTAAGGGCACAATCGCTAAGATCATTTTAAAAAAGTTAAACTATTATCACATTTCAACAGGGGATCTATTCAGAGAAGAGATCACACATTCTACTCTACTTGGCAAGGAAATAAAACGAATAGTTGAAAGCGGAAGATTGGTTCCCGATTCAATCACGATTAAACTTGTTAAAGACAAAATTAATACCCTTGACAGCCCAGATAATTTTATTCTTGATGGTTTCCCAAGAAATATCGGGCAAGCTCAGGCTTTAGATGAATTCTTGCAGAATTTTAAAATTATAAATTTTTTAATTGATGAAGAGATCCTCATTAAAAGACTTTCCGGAAGAAGAATATGCAAATCCTGCGGTGGAATATTTAACATATACACACTTCCCACAAAAGAAAAGGGAGTTTGTGATTTTTGCAAAGACACTCTTTATCAGCGAAAAGATGATACAGAAGAGTCTTTAAAAGTAAGACTTAAAGAATATCACTTGCAAACAAAGCCATTAATAGATTTCTACTCAATTAGCAATAGACTTCACAACATAGATGCATCCGAAAATGTTGATGAGGTGGAAAAAAATTTGATGAAAATAATAAAATAG
- a CDS encoding protein-glutamate O-methyltransferase CheR: MLSVSDELLLKFCSFVYENSGIRFDEKNKVVLKGRINDAMHELENVNTPSQLYDLILSDSLKRDYFLDLVTTNLTRFFRNEAHFQTFERFIVPNLVKIKNKENKKKIVVWSAGCSSGEEPYSLAFVLKSNLPESFDFVVIASDLSLKSLMIAREGYYSAQKCEHIPIKYKKYTTPHMDGYRVTSDIKKHIRFDYHNLNFESGFLNIDVVFCRNVLIYFDEKSKIQVLKKFYSSMSLKSYLFIGHSESLFGLDLPFKFLKTPWAIIYEKDAQSTPKAKLQFQPKYRL, translated from the coding sequence ATGCTAAGTGTCAGCGATGAACTGCTTCTAAAATTCTGCAGTTTTGTATACGAAAATAGCGGTATTCGTTTTGATGAAAAGAACAAGGTTGTACTCAAGGGTCGTATTAACGATGCTATGCACGAGCTTGAAAATGTTAACACGCCAAGTCAGTTATATGATTTAATTCTTTCTGACAGTCTTAAAAGGGATTATTTCTTGGACCTTGTGACAACAAACCTAACACGATTTTTTAGAAACGAAGCTCATTTTCAGACCTTTGAAAGATTTATAGTTCCAAATTTAGTAAAAATTAAAAATAAGGAGAACAAAAAAAAAATTGTTGTATGGTCTGCTGGTTGTTCAAGTGGAGAAGAACCGTATTCATTAGCATTTGTTCTTAAATCTAATCTTCCGGAAAGCTTTGATTTTGTTGTCATCGCATCTGATTTAAGCCTAAAATCTCTGATGATAGCAAGAGAAGGTTACTACTCTGCTCAAAAGTGTGAACACATTCCAATAAAATACAAAAAATATACAACACCACACATGGATGGATACAGGGTAACGTCTGATATTAAGAAACACATACGTTTTGATTATCATAACTTGAATTTTGAAAGTGGATTTTTAAATATTGATGTCGTTTTTTGCAGAAATGTGCTCATATATTTCGATGAAAAATCTAAAATACAAGTTTTGAAAAAGTTTTACTCCTCTATGTCCTTAAAGAGTTACTTGTTTATTGGACACTCAGAATCGCTGTTTGGCCTTGATCTTCCTTTTAAATTTTTAAAAACACCTTGGGCCATAATATACGAAAAAGACGCACAAAGTACTCCAAAAGCAAAATTGCAATTCCAACCCAAGTATAGGTTATAA